The following proteins are encoded in a genomic region of Porphyrobacter sp. CACIAM 03H1:
- the trbJ gene encoding P-type conjugative transfer protein TrbJ, with protein sequence MTRLPLRRAILAGVLATATIAPIMAPVPAYAQLGGIVYDPTNYAQNVLTAARTLEQINNQIRQIQNQATSLLNEARNLASLPQSSLAELQGQVRQTQQLLGQAQRIAYDVGQIDQAFTSRYTAGAMSVPQRQLVANARERWETSVGAFQDALRVQAGVVGNIDGSRATMDRLVSASQSSQGALQAAQAGNQLLALQSQQLADIAALLAAQGRAQSLEAARNAAAEAEGRERLRRFLGN encoded by the coding sequence ATGACCCGACTTCCCCTGCGCCGCGCCATTCTGGCCGGCGTCCTCGCCACCGCGACCATCGCGCCGATTATGGCGCCCGTGCCGGCCTACGCGCAGCTCGGCGGGATCGTCTATGACCCGACCAACTACGCGCAGAACGTGCTGACCGCGGCGCGCACGTTGGAGCAGATCAACAATCAGATTCGCCAGATACAAAATCAGGCGACTTCCCTGCTCAACGAGGCCCGCAATCTGGCGAGCCTCCCGCAATCCTCGCTCGCCGAGTTGCAGGGCCAAGTGCGCCAGACCCAGCAGTTGCTCGGTCAGGCGCAGCGCATCGCCTACGACGTCGGCCAGATCGACCAGGCATTCACCAGCCGATACACGGCCGGCGCCATGTCGGTCCCGCAACGGCAGCTCGTCGCAAACGCGCGCGAGCGGTGGGAGACCAGCGTAGGCGCGTTTCAGGACGCGCTCCGCGTTCAGGCCGGAGTCGTGGGGAATATCGACGGCTCGCGCGCGACGATGGACCGCCTCGTGTCGGCGAGCCAATCATCTCAAGGCGCGCTCCAAGCGGCTCAGGCCGGCAACCAGCTTCTCGCGCTGCAATCGCAGCAGCTCGCTGACATCGCGGCATTGCTGGCCGCCCAAGGCCGGGCGCAGTCGCTGGAGGCGGCGCGAAATGCAGCCGCCGAAGCTGAGGGGCGCGAGCGCCTGCGCCGCTTCCTCGGCAACTGA
- a CDS encoding LysR family transcriptional regulator — MPFEIRQLRYAIAAADHGSFYRAARALDIEQSTLSRSISKLERSIGMSIFERSRAGVKTTLAGAAFIRGARPMVATADKLVTMMLAAGQGRAGGLLLGYNSSVSAGNLRATLISWREAHPDVELECVEADRSVLLAGLDTGEIDIAILMGTPSHNGFRCEPLWSERMLAALPASHPLAQRDIIHWTDLRGEHFLLPAADPGPEIRDMLLGRLPISGGKPDIRMSRASRETVLSILGANSGVTIVCEGSTGAIYPSVVYRPIHGEQGPALTGYSGCWRDDNRNPALRRFLGFIKTRYALSFDFSTRVR, encoded by the coding sequence TTGCCCTTTGAAATCCGCCAGCTTCGTTATGCTATCGCCGCTGCGGATCATGGTAGTTTTTACAGAGCCGCCCGGGCACTTGATATTGAACAATCGACCCTCAGTCGCTCCATCTCGAAATTGGAGCGCTCGATAGGAATGTCTATCTTCGAGCGGTCGCGGGCTGGGGTCAAAACGACGCTCGCCGGAGCCGCGTTCATTCGTGGCGCGCGACCAATGGTGGCAACGGCAGACAAGCTAGTCACCATGATGCTCGCAGCCGGCCAGGGCCGCGCTGGCGGTTTATTGCTCGGGTATAATAGTTCGGTCTCCGCCGGCAATCTCCGAGCGACCCTCATTAGCTGGCGCGAAGCGCATCCTGACGTCGAACTGGAATGCGTCGAGGCGGATCGCAGCGTTCTGCTCGCTGGGCTCGACACGGGCGAAATCGACATAGCGATCCTGATGGGGACGCCCAGCCACAACGGGTTTCGCTGCGAGCCGCTATGGAGCGAGCGGATGCTAGCCGCGTTGCCCGCCTCACATCCGTTGGCTCAACGTGACATCATTCACTGGACCGATCTTCGGGGCGAGCACTTCCTTCTGCCCGCGGCCGATCCCGGCCCGGAAATCCGCGACATGCTGCTTGGCAGACTTCCGATCTCCGGCGGTAAGCCTGACATCCGGATGTCGCGGGCGAGCCGTGAGACCGTGCTGAGCATCCTCGGCGCCAACTCGGGCGTTACCATTGTCTGCGAGGGATCGACCGGAGCGATCTATCCTAGTGTCGTCTATCGGCCAATTCATGGCGAACAAGGGCCGGCACTGACAGGATACTCGGGTTGCTGGCGAGACGACAATCGCAATCCAGCGTTGCGGCGCTTTCTTGGATTCATCAAGACCCGCTATGCCCTGTCTTTCGATTTCTCGACAAGAGTCCGGTAA
- the trbG gene encoding P-type conjugative transfer protein TrbG, with protein sequence MTGIPFRRAVTTALLVSTSTLAGCATTSARPPAIAYDDPPREVAATPAAEPPRPVEIVTIPEPLPLPGQLKPMPDAPRGSEPADPRRRVGDANAAARVQPARDGFLNAIQQYPWADGALYQVYTAPGQVTDIALQEGEQLVGPGPVAAGDTVRWIIGDTISGAGATARVHILVKPTRADLATNLVINTDRRTYHLELRATPATYMASVSWTYPQDQLIALRGGNIAAAAVAPAATGVDVTSLNFRYRIEGDRAPWRPVRAFDDSGQVFIEFPAGISQGEMPPLFVTGAAGDAELVNYRVQGRYMVVDRLFAAAELRLGDRRNEQRVRIVRDDGRERRP encoded by the coding sequence ATGACCGGCATTCCCTTCCGGCGCGCCGTCACAACCGCGCTGCTCGTTTCCACCTCCACACTCGCCGGCTGCGCCACTACATCCGCCCGGCCGCCCGCCATCGCATACGACGATCCGCCGCGCGAAGTGGCCGCGACGCCGGCCGCGGAGCCGCCGCGCCCGGTGGAGATCGTTACTATTCCCGAACCGCTCCCGCTTCCCGGTCAGCTCAAGCCAATGCCGGATGCGCCTCGCGGGTCGGAGCCTGCCGATCCCCGTAGGCGCGTCGGCGACGCAAACGCCGCCGCGCGGGTGCAGCCGGCGCGTGACGGCTTCCTCAATGCCATACAGCAATATCCCTGGGCGGATGGTGCGCTCTATCAGGTCTATACTGCCCCCGGCCAAGTGACGGACATCGCCTTGCAGGAGGGCGAGCAGCTCGTTGGACCCGGGCCAGTCGCGGCCGGTGACACCGTTCGTTGGATCATCGGCGACACGATCAGCGGCGCGGGCGCGACCGCGCGCGTCCACATCCTCGTCAAGCCGACACGGGCGGACCTCGCCACCAACCTCGTCATCAACACCGATCGGCGCACCTATCATCTGGAGCTGCGTGCGACGCCCGCGACCTACATGGCCTCAGTGTCATGGACCTACCCGCAAGATCAGCTCATCGCGCTACGCGGCGGCAACATCGCCGCTGCGGCGGTCGCGCCGGCCGCGACCGGCGTGGATGTGACTTCGCTCAATTTCCGTTATCGCATCGAGGGCGACCGCGCCCCGTGGCGTCCCGTTCGTGCGTTCGACGACTCCGGGCAGGTGTTCATCGAGTTTCCGGCGGGGATCTCGCAGGGCGAGATGCCGCCGCTGTTCGTTACCGGCGCGGCCGGGGACGCCGAGCTAGTCAATTATCGCGTGCAGGGCCGCTACATGGTGGTGGACCGGCTTTTCGCCGCCGCCGAGCTGCGCCTGGGCGATCGGCGCAATGAACAGCGCGTCCGCATCGTGCGCGACGATGGACGGGAGCGGCGGCCGTGA
- a CDS encoding DUF2274 domain-containing protein: MTKLKLGPLVDDRPVKLTVELPAGVHRDLVAYAAALAAETGQQPMPPEKLVAPMLARFMDTDRGFRRHRAQGR; encoded by the coding sequence ATGACAAAATTGAAGCTGGGGCCATTGGTGGACGATCGGCCTGTCAAACTGACGGTGGAGCTACCCGCCGGGGTCCACCGCGATCTTGTCGCCTACGCCGCCGCGCTCGCGGCGGAGACCGGCCAGCAACCTATGCCGCCGGAAAAGCTGGTGGCGCCTATGCTTGCGCGTTTCATGGACACCGACCGCGGCTTTCGTCGCCACCGCGCGCAAGGCCGTTAA
- the trbE gene encoding conjugal transfer protein TrbE, whose translation MMSLREYRSKAAHLADFLPWAALVGEGVVLNKDGSFQRTARFRGPDLDSATPAELVATTARLNSSLRRLGSGWAIFVEAQRSPALDYPESEFPDPVSALVDMERREQFREEGAHFESAYFLTLLWMPPAEEAARAEGWLYEGRSTTGVDPWELLKGFTDRSDRVLNLVEGFVPEVRWLDDGETLTYLHSTISTRRQRVRVPETPMHLDALLADEPLTGGLEPCLGDHHLRTLTITGFPSSTFPGLLDELNRLAFGYRWSTRAIMLDKTDATKLLTRIRRQWFAKRKSVAAILKEVMTNEASTLLDSDASNKAADADTALQELGADYAGMAYVTATVTVWDRDPAIAAEKLRLVEKVIQGRDFTVIPEGMNAIEAWLGSLPGHTYANVRQPPISTINLAHLIPLSAVWAGPERDEHFGAAPLLYARTEGSTPFRFSLHVGDVGHTLIVGPTGAGKSVLLALMAMQFRRYENNQVFAFDFGGSIRAAAIGMGGDWQDLGGMLADETGDGVQLQPLARIDDPAERAWAAEWLAAILASEGVAVDPQAKEHIWSALNSLASAPVSERTLTGLAVLLQNQQLKQALASYCIGGPWGRLLDAEDERLGEAAVQAFETEGLVGAGSAAAVLSYLFHRIDGRLDGSPTLIIIDEGWLVLDSPDFAAQLREWLKTLRKKNASVVFATQSLADIESSSIAPAIIESCPTRIFLPNERAAEPQIAAIYERFGLNARQIEILSRATPKRDYYCQSRRGNRLFELGLGEVALAFSAASAKADQLRIADIIETHGQAAFAAEWLRHRGCAWAIELLPPSQQELPL comes from the coding sequence ATGATGAGCTTGCGCGAATATCGCAGCAAAGCCGCGCACCTTGCGGACTTCCTGCCCTGGGCCGCGTTGGTCGGCGAAGGCGTCGTGCTTAACAAGGACGGGTCGTTCCAGCGCACCGCACGCTTCCGCGGCCCCGATCTCGACAGTGCGACGCCGGCCGAGCTGGTCGCCACCACGGCGCGCTTGAACAGTTCGCTCCGGCGCCTGGGCTCCGGTTGGGCGATCTTCGTGGAGGCGCAGCGCAGTCCCGCGCTCGATTACCCCGAGTCCGAGTTTCCCGATCCCGTTTCTGCGCTGGTCGATATGGAGCGCCGCGAGCAGTTCCGTGAGGAAGGCGCGCATTTCGAGAGCGCCTATTTCCTGACGCTGCTTTGGATGCCGCCGGCCGAGGAAGCCGCGCGGGCCGAAGGCTGGCTTTACGAGGGCCGGTCCACCACCGGCGTCGATCCGTGGGAGCTGCTCAAAGGCTTCACCGATCGCAGCGACCGCGTGCTCAATTTGGTCGAGGGTTTCGTGCCCGAGGTCCGCTGGCTCGATGACGGCGAGACGCTGACCTACCTCCATTCGACGATTTCGACGCGGCGACAGCGTGTGCGCGTGCCGGAAACCCCGATGCACCTCGACGCGCTGCTCGCCGATGAGCCGTTGACCGGCGGGCTGGAGCCTTGCCTGGGCGACCATCATCTCCGCACGCTCACCATTACCGGCTTTCCCAGCTCCACGTTTCCGGGGCTGCTCGACGAGCTGAACCGGCTGGCGTTCGGCTATCGCTGGTCCACGCGCGCGATCATGCTCGACAAGACCGACGCGACCAAGCTGCTTACCCGCATTCGTCGCCAGTGGTTCGCCAAGCGCAAATCCGTCGCCGCCATCTTGAAGGAGGTGATGACCAACGAGGCGAGCACGCTGCTCGACAGCGACGCCTCGAACAAGGCCGCCGACGCTGACACCGCCTTGCAGGAGCTGGGCGCCGACTATGCCGGCATGGCCTACGTCACCGCCACGGTGACTGTATGGGATCGCGATCCAGCCATCGCGGCCGAGAAGCTGAGGCTCGTCGAGAAGGTCATTCAGGGCCGCGACTTCACCGTCATCCCCGAGGGCATGAACGCGATCGAGGCGTGGCTGGGCAGCCTTCCCGGTCACACCTACGCCAATGTTCGCCAGCCCCCGATTTCCACGATCAATCTCGCCCACCTGATCCCCCTGTCAGCAGTATGGGCGGGGCCGGAACGGGACGAGCACTTCGGTGCAGCCCCCTTGCTCTACGCAAGAACCGAAGGCTCGACCCCGTTCCGGTTTTCCCTTCACGTCGGCGATGTCGGCCACACGCTGATCGTCGGCCCGACCGGCGCCGGCAAATCGGTGCTGCTCGCGCTGATGGCGATGCAGTTCCGCCGCTACGAGAACAACCAGGTCTTTGCCTTCGACTTCGGCGGCAGCATCCGCGCCGCCGCGATCGGCATGGGCGGCGACTGGCAAGATCTCGGCGGAATGCTTGCCGACGAAACCGGCGACGGGGTGCAGCTCCAACCACTCGCCCGCATCGACGATCCGGCCGAACGGGCGTGGGCGGCGGAATGGCTGGCGGCGATCCTCGCGTCCGAAGGCGTCGCGGTCGATCCGCAGGCCAAGGAGCATATCTGGTCGGCGCTCAACTCGCTGGCGTCGGCGCCGGTCAGCGAACGCACGCTGACCGGCCTTGCCGTGCTGTTGCAGAACCAGCAGCTCAAACAAGCGCTCGCCTCGTATTGCATCGGCGGGCCGTGGGGCCGGCTTCTCGACGCCGAGGACGAGCGCCTGGGCGAAGCCGCCGTGCAGGCGTTCGAGACCGAAGGACTGGTCGGCGCCGGCTCTGCCGCCGCCGTTTTGTCCTACCTGTTCCACCGGATCGACGGGCGGCTGGACGGCTCGCCGACACTCATCATCATCGACGAGGGCTGGCTGGTTCTCGACAGCCCGGACTTCGCAGCGCAACTCCGCGAGTGGCTGAAGACCCTTCGCAAGAAGAACGCTAGCGTCGTCTTTGCCACGCAGAGCCTTGCCGACATCGAATCGTCGAGCATCGCCCCGGCCATCATCGAAAGCTGCCCGACGCGCATCTTCCTGCCGAACGAGCGCGCCGCCGAGCCGCAGATCGCCGCCATCTACGAGCGGTTCGGGCTTAACGCCCGCCAGATCGAAATCCTCAGCCGGGCGACACCCAAGCGCGACTATTATTGCCAGTCCCGGCGCGGCAACCGGCTGTTCGAGTTGGGGCTGGGCGAGGTCGCGCTGGCCTTCTCAGCCGCGTCGGCCAAGGCCGATCAGCTCCGCATCGCCGACATCATCGAAACCCACGGCCAAGCTGCTTTCGCGGCCGAATGGCTGCGCCATCGCGGCTGCGCGTGGGCGATCGAGCTTCTTCCCCCCAGCCAGCAGGAGTTACCGCTATGA
- a CDS encoding Rap1a/Tai family immunity protein: protein MFRTIGYCIGACLSSVVLAASSYAQEQPTHTNGSELVASCRANNPACGAYLQGVLDMMIVARGSECGAPRYDRNRLRSAYLRWAEDNTYFMDVHMVAGAEQALAEAWPCAPRR, encoded by the coding sequence ATGTTTAGGACTATCGGTTATTGCATCGGAGCGTGTCTATCATCCGTCGTGCTCGCTGCTTCTAGTTATGCGCAGGAACAACCGACTCACACGAACGGCTCTGAACTTGTTGCAAGTTGTCGCGCCAACAACCCAGCGTGCGGCGCGTACCTTCAAGGCGTGCTGGACATGATGATAGTGGCGCGGGGTAGCGAGTGTGGGGCGCCGCGTTACGATCGGAATAGATTGCGTTCAGCCTATCTGCGCTGGGCAGAAGACAATACCTACTTCATGGACGTTCACATGGTCGCTGGCGCCGAACAAGCATTGGCTGAAGCTTGGCCTTGCGCGCCGCGACGATAG
- the trbL gene encoding P-type conjugative transfer protein TrbL — protein sequence MNDTGVIDNFLEVFTTYIDSGFGLLGGEIAFLSTTLIAIDLTIAGLFWAWGADEDVLQRLIKKTLYIGVFAFIIGNFSTLATIVFQSFAGLGLKATGDSMSIADFMRPGFIAATGLDAGEPLVVAAGELVGPISFFTNFVQIVVLLLAWALVVIAFFILAIQIFVTLIEFKLVTLAGFVLLPFAFFNKTAFMAEKVLGHVVSTGIKVLVLAVITGIGTTLFSQFTAAAGPEPTLEQAMSIALGALSLLGLAIFGPGVANGIVSGGPALGAGAAAGTALAAGGALVGGAAAARLGAGAAAGAIGGAARGSAFASGAASSAYALGSAGKTGASAVAGGAVGVGQAAAGAAMSPLRKAAASLKDSYRSGGRAAVTATGGTISGGASPSAPVSDDRPAWASAMKRRQTMTHGATIAAHTLRSGDGGGSGSSVDLHQKD from the coding sequence GTGAACGACACCGGCGTCATTGACAACTTCCTAGAGGTTTTCACGACCTACATCGACAGCGGGTTCGGGCTGCTCGGCGGCGAGATCGCGTTCCTCTCAACCACGCTGATCGCCATCGACCTGACGATTGCCGGCCTGTTTTGGGCGTGGGGCGCCGATGAGGACGTGCTTCAACGCCTCATCAAAAAGACGCTCTACATTGGCGTCTTTGCTTTCATCATCGGCAATTTCTCGACGCTGGCGACGATCGTGTTCCAGTCCTTCGCAGGGCTCGGTTTGAAGGCAACGGGCGATTCCATGAGCATCGCCGACTTCATGCGCCCCGGTTTCATCGCCGCGACCGGCTTGGACGCGGGTGAGCCGCTGGTCGTTGCCGCAGGCGAGCTGGTCGGTCCAATCTCATTCTTCACCAACTTCGTGCAGATCGTGGTGTTGCTGCTCGCTTGGGCGCTTGTCGTCATCGCCTTCTTCATTCTGGCGATCCAGATTTTCGTGACGCTGATCGAGTTCAAGCTGGTGACGCTCGCCGGCTTCGTGCTGTTGCCGTTCGCCTTCTTCAACAAGACCGCCTTCATGGCCGAGAAGGTGTTAGGCCATGTCGTCTCTACCGGCATCAAAGTTCTCGTGCTCGCCGTCATCACCGGCATCGGCACGACGTTGTTCAGTCAATTCACCGCCGCCGCTGGCCCTGAGCCCACGCTGGAGCAAGCGATGTCGATCGCGCTCGGCGCGCTGTCGCTGCTTGGCCTGGCGATCTTCGGCCCCGGCGTAGCGAACGGCATCGTTTCAGGCGGGCCGGCCCTGGGCGCGGGCGCAGCCGCCGGGACCGCGCTTGCCGCAGGCGGCGCGCTGGTCGGTGGTGCAGCCGCCGCACGCCTCGGTGCCGGTGCGGCCGCAGGCGCGATCGGCGGCGCGGCACGAGGGAGCGCCTTTGCGTCCGGCGCCGCCAGCAGCGCCTATGCGCTCGGCTCGGCAGGCAAGACCGGCGCATCCGCCGTCGCGGGTGGCGCGGTCGGCGTCGGTCAAGCAGCGGCGGGTGCGGCGATGTCCCCGCTTCGGAAAGCCGCCGCGTCCCTGAAAGACAGCTATCGCTCCGGCGGTCGCGCCGCAGTCACGGCGACGGGAGGCACGATTTCAGGCGGCGCTTCGCCATCGGCACCAGTCTCCGACGACAGGCCCGCTTGGGCATCGGCCATGAAGCGCCGCCAGACCATGACCCACGGCGCGACGATCGCCGCCCACACCCTGCGTTCCGGCGACGGCGGGGGAAGCGGCTCGTCCGTCGATCTCCATCAGAAGGACTAG
- a CDS encoding TrbI/VirB10 family protein translates to MNDRTDIPSTEPAAPQPLPADPKPFQLRGDPPRVMRLSRKALTVIGVAAGLGIGGSLIYALKPAGERQAEELYNTESRATAETITSGPRDYAQAPRLGPPLPGDLGGPIVSAQQRGENVPVPPIGTQPAQPDPRVQAEEAARQRAQQERDAARMSGVFLGGNAGNAGTAPAPSLILPDQAAQPSQQASAGQGDQAGRRAFMAQASNQRTVSAERLTAPPSPNIVQAGSIIPAALITGIRSDLPGQITAQVTQNVYDGPTGRILLIPQGARLIGEYDSEITAGQTRVLLAWDRLIMPDGRSIVLERQPGADGAGFAGLQDRVNQHWGNLLRAAAVSTLLGVGAELGADSEDDLTRALQRGSQDTINQTGQQIVRRQLNVQPTLTIRPGHPLRVVITRDLVLEPLGATR, encoded by the coding sequence GTGAACGATCGCACCGACATTCCCTCCACCGAGCCGGCCGCGCCGCAGCCGCTTCCCGCCGATCCAAAGCCATTCCAGCTTCGAGGCGATCCACCCCGCGTCATGCGTCTGTCCCGAAAGGCGCTGACAGTCATAGGCGTGGCCGCCGGCCTCGGTATCGGCGGCTCGCTGATCTACGCGCTCAAACCGGCTGGTGAACGGCAGGCGGAAGAACTCTACAACACCGAGAGCCGCGCCACGGCCGAGACCATCACCTCGGGACCGAGGGACTATGCTCAAGCGCCGCGCCTTGGGCCGCCACTTCCCGGCGACCTCGGCGGCCCGATCGTGTCCGCCCAGCAGCGCGGCGAGAACGTGCCCGTGCCGCCGATCGGCACGCAGCCGGCGCAACCTGATCCGCGCGTGCAGGCCGAGGAGGCTGCGCGTCAGCGCGCCCAGCAGGAACGCGACGCTGCCCGCATGAGTGGCGTATTCCTCGGCGGCAACGCGGGCAACGCTGGAACGGCGCCGGCCCCATCGCTGATCTTGCCCGACCAAGCCGCTCAGCCATCGCAGCAGGCGAGCGCAGGGCAGGGCGATCAAGCTGGCCGGCGCGCTTTCATGGCGCAAGCCTCGAACCAGCGAACGGTGAGCGCGGAGCGGCTGACTGCACCCCCGTCGCCCAACATCGTGCAGGCCGGAAGCATCATCCCGGCGGCGCTCATCACCGGGATCAGGTCCGATCTGCCCGGCCAGATAACGGCGCAGGTGACGCAGAACGTCTATGACGGCCCGACAGGCCGCATCTTGCTCATCCCGCAAGGTGCCCGGCTGATCGGCGAATACGACAGCGAGATCACCGCCGGGCAGACCCGTGTTCTCCTCGCCTGGGACCGGCTCATCATGCCGGACGGGCGCTCGATCGTTCTCGAGCGCCAGCCCGGCGCGGACGGCGCTGGGTTCGCGGGCCTACAGGACCGCGTGAATCAGCATTGGGGCAATCTGCTCAGGGCGGCGGCCGTCTCGACGCTGCTCGGCGTCGGCGCCGAGCTGGGAGCCGACAGCGAGGATGATTTGACCCGCGCGCTTCAGCGCGGCTCGCAGGACACGATCAATCAGACCGGCCAGCAGATCGTTCGGCGGCAGCTCAACGTGCAGCCGACCCTCACCATCCGGCCGGGCCATCCGCTGCGCGTGGTCATCACCCGCGACCTGGTGCTCGAACCTTTGGGAGCGACACGATGA
- the trbK-alt gene encoding putative entry exclusion protein TrbK-alt: MSAAAKIAGVATLAGFMMTVAVIAAVTEPRVPEAVNAAATRAERDPLAAELARCRALTMPDSGCEAAWAAHQRRFFGKEGTQP; encoded by the coding sequence ATGTCGGCTGCCGCCAAGATTGCCGGCGTCGCCACGCTGGCCGGGTTCATGATGACGGTGGCGGTCATCGCCGCCGTCACCGAGCCGCGCGTGCCGGAGGCGGTCAACGCCGCAGCGACACGCGCCGAGCGCGACCCGTTGGCGGCGGAGTTGGCGCGTTGCCGCGCGCTCACCATGCCGGACTCAGGCTGCGAGGCGGCATGGGCGGCGCACCAGCGCCGGTTCTTCGGAAAAGAAGGCACTCAGCCGTGA
- a CDS encoding DUF1259 domain-containing protein: MATLLLAAPAWAAPEWTKVDAALGRVGVEQADGVRRYGFPRSDLRVVLDGVSIEPSLALGSWAAFQPMGDDVMVMGDLVLTHEEVNPVMTRLLQGGFTITALHNHLLRSAPGTMYMHIAAHGDPVRLAAALRQAIAASRTPMSPPSPGAGAPSRLDLNSDALDELMGAEGRVNGGVLQYSIPRAERLMDGGMVTPQSMGTATAINFQPTGGGKAAITGDFVLIASEVDPVLRALRANGIEVTALHNHMLNDDPRLFFLHFWANDDAAKLARGLRSALDTMNNRQN, encoded by the coding sequence TTGGCCACGCTGCTGCTAGCCGCGCCTGCTTGGGCGGCACCGGAATGGACGAAGGTTGACGCCGCGCTGGGGCGCGTCGGCGTCGAGCAGGCCGACGGAGTTCGTCGCTACGGATTTCCTCGCTCCGACCTGCGCGTTGTCTTGGATGGCGTCTCGATAGAGCCTTCGCTGGCGCTCGGCTCCTGGGCCGCGTTTCAGCCGATGGGCGACGACGTGATGGTAATGGGCGATCTTGTGCTCACGCACGAGGAAGTGAACCCCGTGATGACCCGCCTTTTGCAAGGCGGATTCACCATCACCGCGCTCCACAACCACCTGCTGCGGTCTGCGCCCGGCACCATGTACATGCACATAGCTGCGCATGGCGATCCGGTAAGGCTGGCGGCGGCGTTGCGCCAAGCCATTGCCGCAAGCCGCACCCCAATGTCTCCACCGTCTCCTGGCGCGGGAGCACCCTCCCGCCTCGATCTCAATTCCGATGCTCTGGACGAGCTGATGGGAGCCGAAGGCAGGGTCAATGGCGGCGTTCTGCAATACAGTATTCCTCGTGCGGAGCGGCTCATGGATGGCGGCATGGTGACGCCTCAATCAATGGGAACCGCGACCGCAATCAATTTTCAGCCTACCGGCGGCGGCAAGGCGGCGATCACGGGCGATTTCGTCCTCATCGCGAGCGAAGTAGACCCCGTCCTTCGAGCGCTTCGAGCGAACGGGATCGAAGTCACCGCGCTTCACAATCATATGTTGAACGACGACCCGCGCCTGTTCTTCCTGCACTTCTGGGCCAATGACGACGCGGCAAAGCTCGCACGCGGTCTCCGCTCGGCACTCGACACAATGAACAATCGACAAAATTAA
- the trbF gene encoding conjugal transfer protein TrbF, translated as MFRRPTIRYGQTPEPTTPYQRAAQAWDDRIGSARVQAKNWRLAFFGTLALSGGLAGGLVWQSARGHIVPWVVQVDRLGEAQAVAPAEAGYRPSDPQIAFHLARFIEQVRSVPADPVIVRQNWLRAYDFTTDRGAVALNDYARANDPFANVGRVQVAVDVSSVIRASPDSFRVAWTERRYQDGSLTTTERWSAILTIVVQPPRTPDALRKNPLGVFVNALNWSKELSQ; from the coding sequence ATGTTTCGACGACCGACCATCCGCTACGGCCAGACCCCCGAACCGACCACGCCCTATCAGCGGGCCGCCCAAGCCTGGGACGACAGGATCGGTTCGGCGCGCGTGCAGGCCAAGAACTGGCGTCTCGCATTTTTCGGCACGCTCGCCCTTTCGGGCGGCCTGGCTGGTGGCCTCGTCTGGCAATCGGCCCGTGGCCATATCGTCCCTTGGGTGGTGCAGGTCGATCGGCTCGGTGAGGCGCAGGCGGTCGCGCCGGCCGAGGCCGGCTATCGCCCGAGCGACCCGCAGATCGCGTTCCATCTCGCCCGCTTCATCGAGCAAGTCAGGAGCGTGCCGGCCGATCCGGTCATCGTTCGTCAGAACTGGCTTCGCGCGTATGACTTCACCACCGATCGGGGCGCGGTCGCGCTCAACGATTACGCTCGCGCCAACGACCCGTTCGCCAACGTCGGGCGGGTGCAGGTGGCGGTGGACGTGTCCAGCGTCATCCGCGCGTCACCGGACAGCTTCCGCGTCGCCTGGACGGAGCGCCGCTATCAGGACGGCAGCCTCACCACCACCGAACGCTGGTCGGCGATCCTCACCATCGTCGTACAGCCGCCTCGCACGCCAGACGCACTTCGCAAGAATCCGCTCGGCGTATTCGTCAATGCCCTCAACTGGTCAAAGGAGCTGTCGCAATGA